The following nucleotide sequence is from Paracrocinitomix mangrovi.
AATAATCGCCATCTATAAAAACAATGATATCTGGTTTTTCTTCCATCTGCTCACAGTAATCCATCCCCTTTAAACAAGCCCAACCATAACCGGGTCTTGGTTCATCCAAAACGGTAGCTCCTGCCTGTTCAGCATTTAATTTGGTATTGTCAGTAGAATTGTTGTTGCAAACTAAAACTTCAGACACAAGGTCTTGTGGTATATCCTTAACAACTTTAGCAATTGAACCCTCTTCGTTCATTGCAGGAATGATCACTACTATTTTAGGTGGATTTTTCAAGCGGTGCAAATTTCGTATAAATTTCATTATCCCCACCTCAAATCAAAGTATTTTACTCATAATTTGGATAGCTGCAATATTTTGTTAGGTTAAGGCACAGTGTGTCAGCTAATACATCAATCATTTATTAAAATTTCATTCACCGGCACACTTAAAGACACTTATTAAGATGGAGATACACTATATCGACCTAATCATTTTTGTTGTTTATCTAATTATCATGCTACTTGTAGGCGTATACTTCATGCGCAAAAACAAATCAAACGAAGATTACTACGTTGGAGGAAGAGGTATGGGTGCCGGACATATTGGCCTATCAGTGGTTGCCACAGATGTAGGTGGAGGATTTTCCATAGGATTAGGTGGATTAGGATTTGCAATGGGAATTAGCGGAAGCTGGATGTTATTTACCGGTTTAATAGGCGCTTGGCTAAGTGCTGTATTGCTGATACCAAAAGTTTATCCGATTGCAAAAAAATACAAGTTCATAAGTTTCCCTGAAGCTTTGAAACATTACTACAATGCAAAAGTTGCTTTGGTGGCAGCCATCATTTCATTGATCGGATATTTAGGGTTTACGAGTTCGCAAATTTTGGCAGGCGCCAAATTGGCATCTGCTACATTTCCTTCAATTGGAATTAATGATGCTGTACTACTAATGGGAATTATTGCTGTAATCTATACAGTGCTTGGTGGAATTAAAGCAGTAATCTATACCGATACCGTACAATGGATAATATTAATGGGAGGGCTAATTTTTATTGGAATACCTTTAGGTTACTCTGCTATTGGAGGTATAGATGCAATCCAAAAACACCTTGGCCCTGAATTTTTATCACTTGGAAATATTGGTTGGTCTGATATTTTTAATTGGATGATTACAATAGTTCCTATTTGGTTTGTTGGGATGACCCTTTATCAAAGAATTTATGCGTGTAGAGATGAGAAAACAGCTAAAAAAGCATGGAAGATAGCCGGATTATTTGAGTGGCCGGTTATGGCATTCATGGGTGTGTTATTGGGATTATTTGCCAGAGTAGCTTTTGAACAAGGAATGTTTACTGCAGACGGGTATCCAATAGGATCAAGTATGGATCAAGAGTTAGGATTACCATTACTATTGCGAAATATTTTACCTATTGGATTAATGGGGTTAATGATGTCAGCTTATTTTTCAGCAATTATGAGTACTGCTGATAGTTGTTTGATGGCTGCATCCGGTAATCTAAGTCGTGACATTTTAGGTAAATTGTTGAGAAAAAACAAAGCTGAAATTGATCATAGGGCAGAAATTAAAAATGCCCAATGGATGACATTTGCTATTGGTGCCATTGCCATTTTACTTGCCATGTTAATGACTGAAGTTTTAGAAATGATGCTGTATTCCTATGCCTTTATGGTTTCAGGTTTGTTTGTTCCAGTAATAGGTATGTTGGTATTAAAAAAACCTTCATCCACAGCAGCTATATCAGCAATGATTGTGGGTGGTTTAACCACAGTTATAATTACAGTATTTTTGAAATTAGAAAACAGCAGTTTACCTTATAAATTAGATCCAAATCTAGTAGGTATAATTTCTTCTGCGATCATTTTCATAATTGTTAATAGATGGCACAATTCAAATTCTGCTAATATTCAAATGGAGGCTATTAAGTAAAAAATCTCCCGACCAACAATGATCGGAAGATTCCTAAAAATTTAATTCAGTTTTAAATACCTAAGTCCTTATTTTACAATAAACTTAACAACTCCTGTTTTGTCATTGTTGGTAATAGTTAAATAATATACTCCAACTGATAAATTCAAATCATCAAAATATAAAACACTGTTATTTACTTGTGAATTTTCAAATATCAATTGACCAATTCCGTTGCGCAATGCAAGGTAGGTGTTGTTGATTTCCAGTGCGCCTAAATCAACAGTGAAAGAACCATTATTAGGATTTGGATACACTTTAACTTGATCCAATTCATTCTCACCAAAACCAACTCCTAATATTACAGTACAAGCAGATGTTGATGAACATCCGTTGTCTGTTACTATAACAGCATAAGTTCCGTCCTGAGTTGCTACAAACTGCTGCCCTGTTTCACCATTAATAGGAGCAAAAGAATTATTACAATCTACCCATTGATACTGTAAACCAGCCGTCACTGCAAAAATTGTATCTGCATTGTTAGTTGTAGCGGCATTTGGTAACGGAGTAACTGTCAAGTTTGTATGAATAATACTATCACAAGTTCCATTATTAAGTACCAAAGTGTCAGAATAATTACCTGTAGAAGTATAAGTTGAAGTACCTACAACATAAGTATCTCCCTGACAAATATTAATTGTATTGGTAGTTTCATAAGGAGTATCAACAATGATAGTAGTTTCAACAATACTATCTCCTCCATCTACTGCTGTATAATTTTCCGTTACAACTGTTGAACTGTAATAATAAGTACCATTAACGTCAACCGAATCTCCCTGACAAATTGGAGCTGTATTTTGGATGAAATAATCCTGAACTGTACCTACACTCACCATAATAGCATCAGGATTTGATAAACTAAAAAGCGATCCGGAAGCAAATCCTAAAACAGAACCCTCAATTGTAGGCTGAGCTGTTGCAAATGACGTTTCCGGAGATCCTCCATAATGTCCGGCACAAACCAAAATAATTGAACCTGCATTAACAGGTATTGGCGAAAAGAAATCTAGACTAACTTCATTCCCTAAATCACCACTTGTTATTACATAGTCATTTGTTTGCCCTGCCCAGTTGAAATTAACTCCATCATAAACATATACAGTACCGTACATTAATTGACCGATATTATCCGTTACATCATTGACCTGAATTCCAATATTAAAAAGGTTTCCATTATTGAAAATCTCCATAACATTCCCAATTTCCATTGGATTACCAGAGTTTGATGCCACATTGGTTATTGCACCTTCTTGCACTGGTCTTGCTCTTGAATATTTACCGGATGTAACAGTTATATAATCTGTTAAGGTGTCATTATTTGTTATTTGCTCGGCATTGGTACCGCCAACATTCCAGTTGAAATCGTAAATACCATTTCCTGAAGCTGGAGTATAAGTTGCTACTACAAATAAAGAATCCGAAACGTAAGGAACTAAATCTACCGTAGATGAAGTGTTACTAAAAACATTTCCTGCATAATCAACATTTGCTTGCAACTTAACCCCCGTATGGGTTTGTGCGCCATTGTTATAAGCAATTGCTGAAAAATTAATTGTCGTCAACTGATTTTGCGGAACAATATAATACTCTAAACCATCAGGATCATATCCTGTTCCTGATCTGAAATAAGCATCTGTGATTTCAACGTCATAATTAGCTCCTTCTACAACTCTCACGTTATCAACAAACCATGCATATTCCAAGTAATTCATTTGAGGACCATTCATTTGTCCATCCCATAATAATCTAATTGAAACATTAGAGGGATCACCTGTGATGAGCGGAGCTATATTAGCTGAAACCGTCATTGGCTTAGGATAAATGCTTCCTCCTCCTGATGTTAAAGGTGTAATATCATTGTTATTAACAGCTTCGTACCATGTAGTACCTCCATCAGTACTTACTTCAACTGCTTGAAGCGTAATAAATCTTGCTCCGTATTGTTCAAACTGCAAATGTGGTGCAGGAATTCCGGTTAAGTCGATAGTTGAATTATACTCCAAAGTAAATGGACCATTATTAATAACTGCCGGTCCACTTCCTGTAGGATCACCATTCACAAATCTTGCAAAATTACCGGAAGTACCCATATCTCCTGAAGTACCAAAGTACCAACCTAAGGTGGTGGTTCCAATTGACCAACCATTATCAAGAAAGTTAGTTGATGGACCTGCTGCCGTCCAATTGGCTGGTGTACTAAAGTCATCAGACCAAATAATGTCTCCTATGTTTCTATCTGAAACTTGAGAAACAGGACGTTCTGATTGAGTTGGAATAAATTCTGTAACAATTGTTTTTTCTGCACTTAATTGCCCAAACAAGCAAAATTGAGAAAATAGAAATACTGATGAAAATATAGACTTCTTCATATAAATTGGGTTAAGATTATCATCCCAAATATATGAAATTAAATTACTTACACATCAATTTTAAAACCGTCGTTTCCTAAGACGATTGGGCCTTCATTTCCAAATCGACCCTCTTCAGGACCGTTTTCCAATTTAAGCACTCCTCTTGGGCAAACTGCTGCACAAACGCCACATCCTACACATGAAGAACGGACAATATTTTGTCCCTTTTGGGCATATGCACGAACATCAATTCCTTGCTCGCAGTAGGTTGAACAGTTTCCACATGAAATACATTGTCCACCATTTGTAGTAATTCTGAAGCGAGATTTGAATCTTTGAACAATTCCCATATATGCTGCCAACGGACAACCAAATCGGCACCATGATCTATTACCTAATATTGGATAGAATCCTGTTCCAATAACACCTGCAAAGATGGACCCAATAAGGAATCCGTACCAACTACGAACATCATAAGCAGACAAGCCAAATAAGATATCCTTTCCGTCCATATCCGGATTATTGTACACATTGTAAGTGTGATAACCAGTATAGATTGTCATGATTACAGCAAATACAAGCACTCCGTTAATCAGCCATCTTTCTAATTTCCAAGTCCAAAGCTTTTTGTTAGACAATTGTCTGTAAGGATCTCCTAAAGTTTCTGCTAGTCCTCCACATCCGCAAACCCAACTGCAGTACCATCTTTTTCCAAAAAAGTAAACCATTACCGGAACTACGATAATTGACAAAATAATTCCCCAGAAGAAAAGAAACTTTCCAAAATGACCACTGCTCAACAATTGCTGTACATTCCAATCAAATAGGAAATAATGGTCTAATGGCCAGGCATTTTTTAAATCTTTCGCAGGTAAATCAAACAATGGTAGAATCTCCACCATTAGGAAAGCAAAAATCAACTGAAACAATACTACTGTAATGGTTCTTACTACTTGATACTTATTGTGTCGGTACTTAATCAGCATTCTGATTCCCATCACTATCATAGTAACGGTATACAAAAAGCCATACAAAAACCATTGTGAAGCTCCAGCCTCTGGATTAAACAAATGTTTAACCGGATCTACAACATTGGTCAGATTGACAATGATATGCGGATTGAAATAAAGAAGGACGTAAAAGGATACCAACCATAAAAAAGTGACGATACCAATCCAACCTCTGTTTTGAGCAGCACTATGATATACTCCGTCATTCTTGATTCCAGCAGGTCCTAACAACTTTAAATCTTGATAGACATAGATTAACGCACCTAAAATTCCCAATCCAAAAGAAAGGAAGAATAATAGTAATTTGTTATCTGCCACGAAGCCTGTAGTGGAAGCTTTGGCTAATTTGAATGCAAATTCTTTTTCTTGGGTATACATTACCTTATCCCACTCCTCATTTGCTTTTAGCTCTTCATTTTTAGTATTATAAATGTCAATTACTGCATTACCAAAAGCTGAAGAGGTTCCAAATTCAACATCAATAATTTTCTCTTCAAAATCTGATTGTAAATTACCCAATTCCTGCTCACTCAATTGTTCAAGCATGATTTGCTCAGACATTTTAAAAGACCCCAAAAATGGAAGTGCAGTAAAAATTACTAATCCAAGCAAAAAGATGGCGAGTCCTATGTTTTTCAACAACTTCATGCGTTAGTAATTAGTTTTCGCCACCAGGTTTTAGGCTTTAGATCAACATTTTTGTGAGTTTCTTCCACAAACTTTTGAATGATATCTTTTTCGTAATGACTGTAGAATTCTGGATCAAAATTGGCTGTTTTAAGATTCGCCATCACTTCTTCAACTTTAGCTTGTCCTTTCAACCATTGATCAAAAAGTTGATGTCTCATTCTGATTCCAAATACATTGATTCCTTTAAATACTGATGTACTAGAATCCCAAACTATATGAAGTGCAATTTTACCTTTTGGATGCTCCCAATAAAAATCTTTTTCTCCTTCTTGCAACTTAGCAAACACCCATCCATACGTTTGATACTCAATATCAAAAAACTTAGCTGAATTAAACCAAGGTCCGGGATTGTAAGCCATTTTATTACCACAAATTGTTTGGGCCAATGTCTCTCCCATTATTCTACCGGTGTACCAAACTTGTTCAATATTTCTTCGGCCATTTACAGATTTTGTAAACTGAGCACAGTCTCCTATTGCATAAACATCCTGAATATTGGATTCAAAATATTCATTAACAACCACTCCTCTATCAATCTGAATATTTGATTCTTTTAAAAAATTCACATTAGGAGTTACTCCTACAGTTAATCCTACTATTTGACAATCAATTTTTTCGCCATTTTGTGTGATCACAGCAGCAACATTTCCATTGCCATCATCAACAATCTCCTTCAACTCAGTGTGTAATCTTAATTTAGCGTGATGTTCCTTGATGTGTCTATTGATGAGCTCTCCATCTTTTTGAGGCAATACATTTCCCCAAAAGACAGATTCTCTCACTAAAAGAGTCACTTCAATTCCTCTTGAGATCATCATTTCTGCCATTTCAATCCCAATTAAACCGCCACCAACAATAACTGCTGATTTTGCCGTTTTGGAATTCTCTTCAAGCATTTCT
It contains:
- a CDS encoding NAD(P)/FAD-dependent oxidoreductase, which translates into the protein MEKIVIIGNGIAGVTAARHIRKNSDNEILIISAETEHFFSRTALMYVFMGHMRFQDIKPYEDWFWEKNRIDLKFDYVERVDTDTKSLQLKSGQSVNYDKLIIATGSKPNKFGWPGENLNGVQGLYSYQDLEMLEENSKTAKSAVIVGGGLIGIEMAEMMISRGIEVTLLVRESVFWGNVLPQKDGELINRHIKEHHAKLRLHTELKEIVDDGNGNVAAVITQNGEKIDCQIVGLTVGVTPNVNFLKESNIQIDRGVVVNEYFESNIQDVYAIGDCAQFTKSVNGRRNIEQVWYTGRIMGETLAQTICGNKMAYNPGPWFNSAKFFDIEYQTYGWVFAKLQEGEKDFYWEHPKGKIALHIVWDSSTSVFKGINVFGIRMRHQLFDQWLKGQAKVEEVMANLKTANFDPEFYSHYEKDIIQKFVEETHKNVDLKPKTWWRKLITNA
- a CDS encoding T9SS type A sorting domain-containing protein, with the protein product MKKSIFSSVFLFSQFCLFGQLSAEKTIVTEFIPTQSERPVSQVSDRNIGDIIWSDDFSTPANWTAAGPSTNFLDNGWSIGTTTLGWYFGTSGDMGTSGNFARFVNGDPTGSGPAVINNGPFTLEYNSTIDLTGIPAPHLQFEQYGARFITLQAVEVSTDGGTTWYEAVNNNDITPLTSGGGSIYPKPMTVSANIAPLITGDPSNVSIRLLWDGQMNGPQMNYLEYAWFVDNVRVVEGANYDVEITDAYFRSGTGYDPDGLEYYIVPQNQLTTINFSAIAYNNGAQTHTGVKLQANVDYAGNVFSNTSSTVDLVPYVSDSLFVVATYTPASGNGIYDFNWNVGGTNAEQITNNDTLTDYITVTSGKYSRARPVQEGAITNVASNSGNPMEIGNVMEIFNNGNLFNIGIQVNDVTDNIGQLMYGTVYVYDGVNFNWAGQTNDYVITSGDLGNEVSLDFFSPIPVNAGSIILVCAGHYGGSPETSFATAQPTIEGSVLGFASGSLFSLSNPDAIMVSVGTVQDYFIQNTAPICQGDSVDVNGTYYYSSTVVTENYTAVDGGDSIVETTIIVDTPYETTNTINICQGDTYVVGTSTYTSTGNYSDTLVLNNGTCDSIIHTNLTVTPLPNAATTNNADTIFAVTAGLQYQWVDCNNSFAPINGETGQQFVATQDGTYAVIVTDNGCSSTSACTVILGVGFGENELDQVKVYPNPNNGSFTVDLGALEINNTYLALRNGIGQLIFENSQVNNSVLYFDDLNLSVGVYYLTITNNDKTGVVKFIVK
- a CDS encoding 4Fe-4S binding protein, with the translated sequence MKLLKNIGLAIFLLGLVIFTALPFLGSFKMSEQIMLEQLSEQELGNLQSDFEEKIIDVEFGTSSAFGNAVIDIYNTKNEELKANEEWDKVMYTQEKEFAFKLAKASTTGFVADNKLLLFFLSFGLGILGALIYVYQDLKLLGPAGIKNDGVYHSAAQNRGWIGIVTFLWLVSFYVLLYFNPHIIVNLTNVVDPVKHLFNPEAGASQWFLYGFLYTVTMIVMGIRMLIKYRHNKYQVVRTITVVLFQLIFAFLMVEILPLFDLPAKDLKNAWPLDHYFLFDWNVQQLLSSGHFGKFLFFWGIILSIIVVPVMVYFFGKRWYCSWVCGCGGLAETLGDPYRQLSNKKLWTWKLERWLINGVLVFAVIMTIYTGYHTYNVYNNPDMDGKDILFGLSAYDVRSWYGFLIGSIFAGVIGTGFYPILGNRSWCRFGCPLAAYMGIVQRFKSRFRITTNGGQCISCGNCSTYCEQGIDVRAYAQKGQNIVRSSCVGCGVCAAVCPRGVLKLENGPEEGRFGNEGPIVLGNDGFKIDV
- a CDS encoding sodium:solute symporter family protein; its protein translation is MEIHYIDLIIFVVYLIIMLLVGVYFMRKNKSNEDYYVGGRGMGAGHIGLSVVATDVGGGFSIGLGGLGFAMGISGSWMLFTGLIGAWLSAVLLIPKVYPIAKKYKFISFPEALKHYYNAKVALVAAIISLIGYLGFTSSQILAGAKLASATFPSIGINDAVLLMGIIAVIYTVLGGIKAVIYTDTVQWIILMGGLIFIGIPLGYSAIGGIDAIQKHLGPEFLSLGNIGWSDIFNWMITIVPIWFVGMTLYQRIYACRDEKTAKKAWKIAGLFEWPVMAFMGVLLGLFARVAFEQGMFTADGYPIGSSMDQELGLPLLLRNILPIGLMGLMMSAYFSAIMSTADSCLMAASGNLSRDILGKLLRKNKAEIDHRAEIKNAQWMTFAIGAIAILLAMLMTEVLEMMLYSYAFMVSGLFVPVIGMLVLKKPSSTAAISAMIVGGLTTVIITVFLKLENSSLPYKLDPNLVGIISSAIIFIIVNRWHNSNSANIQMEAIK